One window from the genome of Nicotiana tomentosiformis chromosome 5, ASM39032v3, whole genome shotgun sequence encodes:
- the LOC104112516 gene encoding transcription elongation factor TFIIS-like: MEKELIELFETVKRAADAASVDGGADSSPEESRCIDVLKQLKKFPVNYQVLVSTQVGKRLRQLTKHPREKIQALASDVVQNWKNIIVRETLKNKNSNGVNGESVKDECPGATANEATKSQIANLVKVEKVSKVDNVKVERMTSKSDKAVKSESSFTVNVVKTEKSTASDSVKVEKISKDGKLSSNVASVAPPKLGALIYCKDSVRDKVRELLAEALCKVSGEVDDDLRVEVNACDPNRVAVQVETAMFEKWGRSNGAQKFKYRSIMFNIKDPNNPDFRRKVLIGQIPPRSITELTPEEMASQERQKQNEKIKEKALFNSERGLPAQASTDKFKCGRCRKNQCTYYQMQTRSADEPMTTYVTCVNCQNRWKFC; encoded by the exons ATGGAGAAAGAGCTAATTGAGCTGTTCGAGACGGTAAAACGAGCCGCCGATGCAGCTTCTGTAGACGGCGGTGCAGATTCGTCGCCGGAGGAGAGTAGGTGCATTGACGTCTTGAAGCAGCTTAAGAAGTTCCCTGTCAATTATCAAGTCCTCGTATCTACACAG GTGGGTAAACGTCTTCGACAATTGACAAAACATCCGAGGGAGAAGATCCAGGCTTTGGCATCTGATGTGGTTCAGAACTGGAAGAATATAATCGTAAGAGAAACTTTGAAAAATAAGAACAGCAATGGAGTAAATGGGGAATCTGTAAAAGATGAATGTCCCGGTGCTACTGCTAATGAAGCCACTAAATCTCAGATAGCCAATTTGGTGAAGGTTGAAAAAGTGTCAAAGGTTGATAATGTAAAAGTTGAGAGGATGACCTCAAAATCTGATAAAGCAGTGAAGTCAGAAAGTTCGTTTACAGTTAATGTTGTGAAGACTGAAAAGAGTACTGCTTCTGATAGTGTAAAAGTTGAGAAGATATCAAAAGATGGGAAATTGAGCTCTAATGTGGCAAGTGTTGCTCCGCCAAAGTTGGGCGCTCTAATTTATTGCAAGGACTCTGTGAGGGACAAAGTTCGGGAACTCCTTGCAGAGGCTTTGTGCAAAGTCTCAGGCGAAGTAGATGACGATTTGAGGGTTGAGGTAAATGCATGTGATCCGAATAGAGTTGCAGTTCAAGTGGAGACTGCAATGTTTGAGAAGTGGGGTAGATCTAATGGTGCCCAGAAGTTCAAGTATAGGTCTATAATGTTCAATATCAAGGATCCAAACAATCCAGATTTCCGGAGAAAAGTCCTTATAGGACAGATTCCTCCTCGTAGTATTACTGAACTGACGCCAGAAGAAATGGCAAGCCAAGAAAGGCAAAAGCAGAATGAGAAAATTAAAGAGAAAGCGTTATTCAATAGTGAACGTGGACTTCCTGCACAAGCTAGTACTGATAAGTTCAAGTGTGGTAGGTGTAGAAAGAATCAGTGCACCTACTATCAGATGCAAACTCGGAGTGCGGATGAACCTATGACCACATATGTTACATGTGTGAACTGCCAAAATCGCTGGAAGTTCTGTTAA
- the LOC138891933 gene encoding uncharacterized protein, whose protein sequence is MVAPPNFEEGQSIYKPPRFNGQYYGWWKTRIYDFIMAEDSELWDVIYDGPYVPTKKVGEPTVMVPKTRKEYNDAVRKAVEKNFRAKFFLVCGIGPDEYNRISACQSSKEIWDALQTAHEGTTQVKQSKIDMLTIEYELLKWRNHSEEQAREESS, encoded by the coding sequence ATGGttgctccaccaaacttcgagGAAGGACAATCAATCTACAAGCCCCCGAGATTCAACGGCCAATACTATGGCTGGTGGAAAACTCGAATATATGACTTTATAATGGCAGAGGACTCTGAGTTATGGGATGTTATTTATGATGGTCCATACGTCCCAACAAAGAAGGTAGGAGAACCTACTGTAATGGTACCAAAAACCagaaaagagtacaatgatgctGTCAGGAAAGCTGTAGAAAAGAACTTTCGCGCCAAATTTTTTTTGGTGTGTGGCATAGGACCTGATGAATATAATAGGATCTCAGCCTGTCAATCCTCCAAGGAGATATGGGACGCTCTACAAACGGCACATGAGGGAACCACTCAAGTAAAGCAGTCCAAGATCGACATGCTCACCATTGAGTATGAGCTTTTAAAATGGAGAAATCATTCAGAGGAACAAGCTCGTGAGGAAAGTTCTTAG
- the LOC138891934 gene encoding uncharacterized protein has product MDELVENLKTYEMKRKKDSERREPNKEKSPVLKDENNDSSEEDSDMTYLTRRFQKMVRRNGADNVVKQALATWGDSSSESEEENDTGDSFMLAVESEANEYDSIFALMAQSDDDEDDDDDEVSFRDVQRNLKSSSPKKLMSFANVLIDTYHSLVSDKDALTIELGDAEQTGDDLVICVVDLKETIENMKNENEKVSITEQERDDLLVVIADLEETIEELKAYSRPENSENGKEIASEAHIKLENELNIMKTSLCAELEKNREQWEEAVNNGSWTGYILGVGKIGKSLSHSIKNVYYVNGLKYSLLSVSQICDKGNKVEFLSKICTVTNLVTSEVVLVAKRYKNIYVADFESLQSGDMSFLKAVDDDAEMWHRRLGHANFSLLNKLIQKDLVRGFPNSKFKEHKVCDACARGKLVKSSFKPKKDVSTSNSLGLLHMDLCGPMRVPSMGGKRYIFVIVDDYSRFTWTLFLRTKDETFEVFVAFVKKIQVKMESKVSCIRSDHGTEFDNAKFDELCSENGITHNFSAPRTPQQNGVVERKNITLEDMARTMLIDNGIAKNF; this is encoded by the exons ATGGACGAGCTGGTTGAAAATCTGAAGACCTATGAGATGAAGAGAAAGAAGGACAGTGAAAGAAGAGAACCAAATAAGGAGAAGAGCCCGGTACTCAAAGATGAAAACAATGATTCGAGTGAGGAGGATAGCGATATGACATACCTTACCAGAAGGTTTCAGAAAATGGTTCGAAGGAATGGAG CTGACAATGTTGTGAAGCAAGCTCTTGCAACATGGGGAGACTCCTCCAGTGAgtctgaagaagaaaatgatacAGGTGATAGCTTCATGTTGGCAGTTGAAAGTGAAGCAAATGAATATGATTCAATATTCGCCTTGATGGCTCAGTCAGACGATGATGAAGACGATGACGATGATGAGGTAAGTTTTAGGGATGTTCAGAGAAATCTAAAATCCTCTTCTCCTAAAAAACTCATGTCATTCGCTAATGTATTGATTGATACATATCATAGTCTGGTGAGTGATAAGGATGCCTTAACCATAGAGTTAGGAGATGCTGAGCAGACTGGAGATGACTTGGTTATTTGTGTAGTTGACCTGAAGGAAACCatagaaaatatgaaaaatgaaaatgag AAAGTTTCTATCACTGAGCAAGAAAGAGATGATCTCTTAGTGGTGATTGCAGACCTAGAGGAAACAATTGAGGAACTTAAAGCATACTCTAGGCCTGAAAATTCTGAAAATGGAAAGGAAATTGCTAGTGAGGCACATATTAAACTTGAAAATGAGCTGAATATTATGAAAACTAGTTTATGTGCTGAGCTTGAGAAAAATAG GGAACAATGGGAGGAAGCAGTCAACAATGGATCATGGACA GGGTACATTCTTGGTGTTGGAAAAATTGGAAAGTCTCTCTCACACTCAATCAAGAACGTGTATTATGTCAATGGTCTGAAGTACAGTCTCTTGAGTGTTTCTCAAATTTGTGATAAGGGAAACAAAGTCGAGTTTTTGTCAAAGATATGCACAGTTACTAATCTGGTAACTAGTGAAGTGGTACTTGTGGCCAAAAGATACAAGAACATCTACGTTGCTGATTTCGAGTCCCTACAAAGTGGTGACATGAGCTTCCTGAAAGCTGTTGATGATGATGCCGAGATGTGGCACAGAAGGCTGGGACATGCAAACTTCTCTCTTCTGAACAAGCTGATacagaaggacctggttcgtggctttccaaattcaaagttcaaagagCACAAAGTATGTGATGCCTGTGCTAGAGGGAAACTTGTGAAATCTTCATTCAAGCCAAAGAAGGATGTTAGCACATCAAATTCACTTGGATTACTtcatatggatctatgtggacctatGAGAGTGCCAAGCATGGGTGGAAAAAGATACATTTTTGTGATAGTGGATGACTACTCAAGATTCACTTGGACGTTGTTTCTCAGAACAAAGGATGAGACCTTCGAAGTATTTGTAGCCTTTGTGAAgaaaattcaagtgaaaatggaaTCAAAAGTGTCTTGCATCAGATCCGATCATGGAACAGAATTTGACAATGCCAAGTTTGATGAATTATGCAGTGAAAATGGCATCACCCACAACTTTTCAGCTCCaagaactccacaacaaaatggagttgtagAAAGGAAAAACATAACCCTTGAAGATATGGCCAGAACAATGCTTATTGACAATGGGATAGCCAAAAACTTCTAG